One genomic segment of bacterium includes these proteins:
- a CDS encoding NACHT domain-containing protein, with amino-acid sequence MQKFFNPSSISRINKEEFLLGYSEDDFRDLIIRPLFLEKGFRDGRELCGPLEEGKDTLFTETDKLGQNLFYAVQTKKGHLNMAAKASNNVNNAIAQLRTALEVKIPLISSKKNIYPDQVMLCASGKINTTARKHIVDEIKDPRIRFMDCDDLIPMLDDVMPELWFGVNLEKFPYLSNLHSSLTSPTSELKSGFSENEDPFYCPVTNDNFVNIKFNRLRIKSSGNSDIKDIEPDFEELSVKQLIDSDHKKILITGEAGSGKSTAIRRMLCICAEIGMKTTDEIVVPVFIRAKELLGIKTSLEIVLANKTSEMTKNKVVAFSKEDLEKGNVQIFIDGLDEVANQDERIQVVKLLNGFQQKYKSCKFYLSSRNYKWLESIPDIAQWIRYRISPIDWKQTTQIVKRLKKSKSLSEDQIQDILRRLQDVHGLQLNPLLISVFVSSADYSRKDIPANITEIMKKYTEMMLGRWDTSKGFAQQHEAPLKDFLIQALAYQLHLNRSTSVSLDGFTNYLEEELKKRGKTADIKTLTEEIVYRSGLFRIVGEEIEFAHLMVQEFFAGRFLDDEDVLSLVTDDWWQRAIVFHAGSNPNNISLLRNLSEHLSALSSEDRNNALLTLGLSLQANYLVEVEQKVGIHCTILQLLAHDTTNLFSKHEKEKEKKLFPFIRFYLLYRDAVSCDIQTLEEKKIKSIVSKTIDVADIDALEFWQIVGLMETGAFDQVLQRLKNYSPSDTRFFLGAHLGAFFFQIMRTSNKAERRKINKILTYLAPKIHTLRLQLKQEYASELLELRKGKIVSINESTELLE; translated from the coding sequence ATGCAAAAATTTTTTAACCCCTCTAGTATATCTCGAATAAATAAAGAAGAATTTTTACTTGGATATTCAGAAGATGATTTTAGAGATTTAATTATCAGACCACTTTTTCTTGAAAAAGGCTTTAGAGATGGCCGCGAATTGTGTGGACCGCTGGAGGAGGGTAAAGATACTTTATTTACCGAGACAGATAAACTTGGTCAAAACCTATTTTATGCTGTTCAGACAAAGAAGGGCCACCTAAACATGGCAGCGAAAGCCTCAAATAATGTAAATAATGCAATAGCACAATTAAGAACGGCACTAGAAGTCAAAATTCCCTTAATATCCTCAAAAAAAAATATATATCCGGATCAGGTAATGTTGTGTGCAAGTGGTAAAATTAATACAACCGCAAGAAAACACATAGTTGATGAAATAAAAGACCCTCGCATAAGATTCATGGATTGCGATGATTTAATCCCGATGCTTGATGATGTTATGCCGGAATTATGGTTTGGTGTCAACTTAGAAAAATTTCCATATTTAAGTAATTTACATTCTTCGCTTACTTCTCCAACATCTGAATTAAAATCTGGGTTTAGTGAAAACGAAGATCCATTTTATTGTCCTGTTACTAATGACAATTTTGTCAACATAAAATTTAATCGACTTCGTATAAAAAGTAGTGGTAATTCAGATATAAAAGATATAGAACCGGATTTTGAGGAATTGAGTGTTAAACAATTAATAGATTCAGATCATAAAAAAATATTAATAACTGGTGAGGCTGGTTCTGGCAAATCAACAGCAATTAGAAGGATGTTGTGTATTTGTGCTGAAATTGGTATGAAAACTACAGACGAAATAGTTGTTCCTGTGTTTATAAGGGCAAAAGAACTTCTAGGAATCAAAACTAGCTTAGAGATTGTGCTTGCAAATAAAACTTCAGAAATGACAAAGAATAAAGTAGTGGCATTTAGTAAAGAGGATTTGGAAAAAGGAAATGTGCAAATTTTTATTGATGGATTAGACGAAGTTGCCAATCAAGATGAACGGATACAGGTAGTAAAATTATTGAATGGATTTCAACAAAAGTATAAAAGTTGTAAATTTTATTTATCATCTCGTAACTACAAATGGCTCGAATCTATTCCAGATATAGCACAATGGATTCGCTATCGAATTAGTCCTATAGATTGGAAACAGACTACTCAAATTGTTAAACGACTCAAAAAAAGTAAATCGCTTTCTGAAGATCAAATCCAAGATATATTACGCAGATTGCAAGATGTGCATGGATTACAGTTAAATCCTTTATTGATTTCTGTCTTTGTTTCTTCTGCGGATTATAGTAGAAAAGATATACCTGCAAATATTACTGAAATTATGAAAAAGTACACGGAAATGATGCTGGGAAGATGGGACACTTCAAAAGGATTTGCGCAACAACATGAAGCACCATTGAAAGATTTTTTAATTCAAGCACTTGCTTATCAACTTCATTTGAACCGAAGTACAAGTGTAAGCTTAGACGGGTTTACTAATTATTTGGAAGAAGAGCTTAAAAAACGCGGTAAAACTGCTGACATAAAAACGTTAACAGAAGAAATCGTTTATCGGTCTGGATTATTTAGAATAGTTGGGGAAGAAATTGAATTTGCACATTTAATGGTTCAAGAATTTTTTGCGGGAAGATTTTTAGACGACGAAGACGTACTTAGCTTAGTAACTGATGACTGGTGGCAACGGGCTATTGTTTTTCATGCAGGAAGCAACCCGAATAATATTTCGCTTTTGAGGAACCTCTCAGAACACTTATCCGCATTATCTTCGGAAGACCGAAACAACGCATTGTTGACATTAGGTCTTTCATTACAAGCAAATTATTTAGTTGAGGTGGAACAAAAAGTTGGTATTCATTGTACAATATTACAATTGTTAGCTCATGATACAACGAATCTGTTTAGTAAACATGAAAAAGAAAAGGAAAAAAAATTATTTCCATTTATTCGCTTTTATCTTCTGTATAGAGATGCTGTTTCGTGTGATATACAAACGCTTGAGGAGAAAAAAATAAAATCTATCGTCAGTAAAACAATTGATGTTGCAGATATAGACGCATTAGAGTTTTGGCAAATAGTTGGATTAATGGAGACAGGGGCTTTTGATCAGGTCCTACAAAGATTAAAAAATTATAGTCCGTCTGACACAAGATTTTTCTTGGGTGCTCACCTTGGTGCATTTTTCTTTCAAATTATGCGTACTTCAAATAAAGCAGAGCGTAGAAAAATTAATAAAATTTTAACTTATCTTGCCCCAAAAATACACACACTTAGACTTCAGCTAAAACAAGAGTATGCCTCAGAATTACTCGAATTAAGAAAGGGTAAAATTGTATCGATTAATGAGTCTACAGAATTATTAGAATAA
- a CDS encoding recombinase family protein, which translates to MKRVIIYARVSTREQNVDMQITDLHQYAEARKLKVVQEYVDYASGAKTDRTNYRKLFDDVQKRNTDIVLVWKFDRFARSTRELINALEEFNNIGVDFISYKENIDTSTPAGKILFTMISAFAEFERAIIRERVIAGMEKAKSKGTRIGRPKIPPFTIEKVLEMIKQGKNYKEIIKKLKISKSAYYKILQAVK; encoded by the coding sequence ATGAAAAGAGTAATAATTTATGCTAGGGTATCTACTAGAGAACAGAACGTTGATATGCAGATTACGGATCTGCATCAGTATGCAGAAGCAAGAAAATTAAAAGTTGTTCAAGAGTATGTTGACTATGCTTCGGGTGCAAAGACAGACCGGACTAATTACAGGAAACTTTTTGATGACGTTCAAAAAAGAAATACCGACATTGTCCTAGTTTGGAAGTTTGATCGATTCGCCAGAAGCACGAGAGAACTGATTAATGCATTGGAAGAATTTAATAATATTGGAGTTGACTTTATCAGTTACAAAGAGAATATAGACACATCTACACCAGCTGGGAAAATACTTTTTACCATGATATCAGCTTTTGCAGAATTCGAGAGAGCTATTATTCGCGAAAGAGTTATTGCAGGTATGGAAAAAGCAAAATCCAAAGGAACCAGAATTGGAAGGCCAAAGATTCCGCCATTTACAATAGAGAAAGTGTTGGAGATGATAAAGCAGGGAAAGAACTATAAAGAGATCATAAAGAAACTTAAGATATCAAAATCTGCTTACTATAAAATCCTACAGGCCGTCAAGTGA
- a CDS encoding DMT family transporter, which translates to MSPFKKFSLPLERIAPLFVIVAASLWGVDGIVLRPTLFSLPVPLVVFVESSIVALLLSPYFAKRFMSFKQLHFKDWLAFFLVALLGGAIGTMAITKALFYVNFVNLSVVILLQKLQPVFAIILAAIFLKEKFTIHFFLWAGLALVGAYFMTFGTKLPNLSTGDKTTIAAVFSLLAALSFGASTVLSKRALRNVSFEMGTYLRFLFSAFIMLLIVFSIGDINKISDISENQVIIFLVIALTTGGAAIFLYYYGLKRISASVATICELAFPLTAIILEYLIRGNILDVVQWIGAAVLLISILKVSRINIPTALNSK; encoded by the coding sequence ATGAGTCCTTTTAAGAAATTTTCTTTGCCGCTGGAGAGGATCGCGCCTCTATTCGTGATCGTCGCTGCAAGCTTATGGGGCGTTGATGGAATTGTTCTTCGTCCTACTCTTTTCAGCCTTCCTGTTCCGCTTGTTGTTTTTGTTGAAAGTTCAATCGTTGCGCTCTTGCTGTCACCTTATTTTGCAAAGCGATTCATGTCGTTTAAACAGCTGCATTTCAAAGATTGGCTCGCATTCTTTCTTGTAGCGCTGCTTGGAGGTGCAATAGGTACGATGGCTATTACCAAAGCTTTGTTCTATGTCAATTTTGTTAATCTCTCTGTTGTCATTCTTCTTCAAAAATTACAGCCTGTTTTTGCAATTATTCTTGCGGCTATATTTCTTAAGGAAAAATTCACCATCCATTTTTTTCTTTGGGCAGGATTGGCTTTGGTCGGTGCATACTTTATGACGTTCGGAACAAAACTTCCAAACCTTTCAACTGGTGACAAAACCACAATTGCTGCTGTTTTTTCTCTTCTTGCAGCTTTATCATTTGGCGCATCAACCGTTTTAAGCAAACGTGCCTTACGAAATGTTTCATTTGAAATGGGCACATATTTGCGATTCCTTTTTTCAGCTTTTATCATGCTGCTAATTGTTTTTTCTATCGGAGACATAAATAAAATTTCTGACATTTCAGAAAATCAGGTAATAATTTTTCTTGTTATCGCACTAACAACAGGCGGGGCGGCAATCTTTCTTTATTATTATGGATTAAAAAGAATCAGCGCTTCGGTTGCAACCATCTGTGAACTTGCATTCCCGCTAACGGCAATTATTCTGGAATATCTTATCCGTGGTAATATTTTAGATGTTGTTCAATGGATAGGAGCTGCGGTTTTATTGATAAGTATTTTAAAGGTTAGCAGAATCAACATTCCAACAGCATTAAATTCAAAATAG
- a CDS encoding DinB family protein, with product MSKAKNVIIILSVLFFTTVNFAEQPVFVKEFLGQVDFVKSRLMKLAEAMPEDKYNWTPGEGVRSVGEVYVHAAEANYYMLSLIKGEKFNMSSSESKADKKTALTLMEKSFSDLKESTAQFREEDLNKEIEAFGMKFSVRNFMVTVIAHLHEHLGQSIAYARMNGVTPPWSMQEE from the coding sequence ATGTCAAAAGCAAAAAATGTAATTATTATTTTGTCAGTTCTGTTTTTCACAACTGTAAATTTCGCTGAACAACCGGTATTTGTGAAAGAATTTTTAGGACAGGTTGATTTTGTTAAGAGCAGACTGATGAAGCTTGCCGAAGCTATGCCCGAAGACAAGTATAATTGGACTCCCGGAGAAGGAGTTAGATCTGTCGGTGAAGTTTATGTTCATGCTGCCGAGGCCAATTATTATATGCTCAGTCTTATTAAAGGTGAAAAGTTTAATATGAGTTCTTCAGAGAGCAAGGCTGATAAAAAAACTGCATTAACACTAATGGAAAAATCTTTTAGCGATCTTAAAGAATCCACCGCGCAATTCAGAGAAGAAGATCTTAATAAAGAAATAGAAGCTTTCGGGATGAAATTTTCAGTGAGAAATTTTATGGTTACAGTGATTGCACATTTGCATGAGCATCTCGGCCAGTCAATCGCATATGCAAGGATGAACGGTGTAACTCCGCCATGGAGTATGCAAGAAGAATAG
- a CDS encoding SoxR reducing system RseC family protein: MKQSRFLLGAGMTQDKTMYKEELYEEGIVKEAKDGFAEIVISDSEHCQECSAKIYCKPGSSNQRCLTVKDPFGAHPGDKVRVVIKGSKILLASFYIYGVPLILLLLGILIGMDLFKTNKELFSSLVGVGLVSVYAILMSIFSRKSKAKSYPKIIFLSSAR; the protein is encoded by the coding sequence TTGAAACAATCTAGATTCCTGCTCGGGGCAGGAATGACACAAGACAAAACAATGTATAAAGAAGAACTTTACGAAGAAGGAATAGTTAAAGAAGCCAAAGATGGTTTTGCCGAGATAGTAATTTCAGATTCTGAACATTGTCAGGAATGTTCCGCGAAAATTTACTGTAAGCCGGGCAGTTCAAACCAAAGGTGTCTTACAGTTAAAGATCCTTTTGGTGCACATCCCGGCGATAAAGTTCGTGTTGTCATTAAAGGTAGCAAAATACTTTTAGCCAGCTTTTACATCTATGGTGTCCCCTTAATTCTTTTGCTCCTCGGAATTCTCATCGGAATGGATCTATTCAAAACAAACAAAGAACTGTTCTCTTCGTTAGTTGGAGTAGGATTAGTTTCTGTTTATGCAATATTAATGTCAATCTTTTCCAGGAAGTCAAAAGCAAAGTCATACCCCAAGATTATCTTTTTAAGCAGTGCCCGATAA
- a CDS encoding RnfABCDGE type electron transport complex subunit B, with amino-acid sequence MDTTLIIAIATMGGLGFIFAGALAFADKKLRVEENPKIGEVNEILPNANCGACGLAGCYDFATNVVDGKVKVNGCPVGGQDVADEIARILGMESAQSIKLVARILCNGGNIEAVKKENIEYFGPQSCSVKSIVAGGDKMCLYGCLGGGDCVDACQFGAIFMNKNGLPVVVEELCTGCGQCVEVCPRGVIEIHPEDRELFVFCKNHDDPKRSKEVCTVACFGCGICARKSDGSIEMRDYLPVINYENLDISKIPIDKCKTGAIRLVHPDKAAELLKQENINVIVN; translated from the coding sequence ATGGACACAACATTAATAATCGCAATTGCCACAATGGGCGGCCTGGGATTTATCTTCGCAGGCGCACTTGCTTTTGCTGATAAAAAATTACGAGTAGAAGAAAATCCTAAAATCGGCGAAGTCAACGAAATCCTTCCTAATGCTAATTGCGGTGCTTGTGGACTTGCAGGCTGCTACGACTTTGCAACGAATGTAGTTGATGGCAAAGTGAAAGTTAACGGCTGTCCTGTCGGCGGACAGGATGTTGCGGATGAAATAGCAAGAATTTTAGGGATGGAAAGTGCTCAGAGTATAAAGCTTGTTGCCAGGATTCTTTGCAACGGCGGAAATATCGAAGCAGTTAAAAAAGAAAACATCGAATATTTTGGTCCGCAAAGCTGTTCAGTAAAATCTATTGTTGCAGGCGGAGATAAGATGTGTTTGTACGGCTGTCTTGGTGGCGGTGATTGTGTTGATGCATGTCAGTTCGGCGCAATATTTATGAATAAAAATGGTTTGCCGGTTGTCGTTGAAGAACTTTGCACAGGCTGTGGCCAGTGTGTTGAGGTTTGTCCGCGTGGTGTTATAGAAATTCATCCTGAAGATAGAGAACTTTTTGTCTTTTGTAAAAACCATGATGATCCGAAGCGTTCAAAAGAAGTTTGCACAGTAGCCTGTTTTGGTTGCGGCATATGCGCAAGAAAATCGGACGGGTCGATAGAGATGAGAGATTATCTGCCGGTAATTAATTATGAAAATCTTGATATTAGTAAAATACCCATTGACAAGTGTAAGACAGGGGCAATAAGGTTAGTTCATCCTGATAAAGCTGCAGAGCTGCTGAAACAAGAAAATATAAATGTAATTGTAAATTGA